A single region of the Metarhizium brunneum chromosome 6, complete sequence genome encodes:
- the PWP2 gene encoding Periodic tryptophan protein 2 yields the protein MKTDFKFSNLLGTVYCQGNLLFSPDGTHLFSPVGNRVTVFNLVENKSHTLPFAHRKNISRIGLTPRGNLLLTVDEDGQAILTNVPRRIPIYHFSFRSKVTALSFSASGRHFAVGLGRVIEVWHVPSTPDTNADGELEFAPFVRHHRHTGHFDDVRHIEWSSDSRFFLTASKDLTTRIWSLDQEEGFSPTVLSGHKQAVLGAWFSKDQEIIYTVSKDGAVFEWRYVKPINPKEDEEMGETDDDSNMRWRIVQKHYFMQGSAHVRCAAFHPESNLLVAGFSDGIFALYEMPDFNNIHKLSISQNDIDFVTINKSGEWLAFGASKLGQLLVWEWQSESYILKQQGHFDSMNSLVYSPDGQRIITTADDGKIKVWDIESGFCIVTFTEHTSGVTACEFAKKGNVLFTASLDGSIRAWDLIRYRNFRTFTAPTRLSFSCMAVDPSGEVVAAGSLDSFDVHIWSVQTGQLLDQMSGHEGPVSALAFSPNGDSLVSGSWDRTARIWSIFNRAQTSEPLQLQADVLDIAIRPDSLQLAISTLDGQLTFWSMADAEQVAGLDGRRDVSGGRKFSDRRTAANVQGTKSFNSIRYSTDGSCLLAGGNSKYICLYSVTTMVLLKKFTVSVNLSLSGTQEFLNSKHLTEAGPVDELDDQGEASDREDRVDRSLPGSKRGGDPSARKKLPAVRVNGIAFSPAGTAFCAASTEGLLIYSLDNTVQFDPFDLNMEITPASTLHVLESEKDYLKALVMAFRLNEAGLIKRVFQAVPPSDIALVVGDLPTVYVSRLLRFVAAQTEESPHIEFCLLWIKALVDKHGKWLTANRGKMDVELRVVSRAVSKMRDEIRRLADENVYMVDYLLGQAGKEVAMGKGVKMVTGGERMAIDAADGEEDTDDEDEWIGLE from the exons ATGAAGACTGACTTCAAG TTCTCGAACTTGCTGGGTACTGTCTACTGCCAGGGCAACTTACTCTTCAGTCCCGATGGCACCCATCTCTTCTCACCAGTCGGCAACCGAGTGACCGTATTTAATCTAGTAGA AAACAAGTCTCACACGCTACCCTTTGCCCATCGAAAAAACATTTCACGAATCGGTCTCACACCCCGCGGCAACCTCCTCCTCACTGTTGACGAAGATGGCCAGGCCATCTTAACAAACGTCCCTCGCCGAATCCCCATATACCACTTTTCTTTCCGATCAAAGGTCACGGCTCTCTCATTCTCTGCCTCGGGAAGACACTTTGCGGTTGGGCTGGGACGCGTGATCGAAGTTTGGCACGTGCCGTCGACGCCCGATACCAATGCCGACGGCGAGCTCGAGTTTGCACCCTTTGTTAGACATCATAGACATACTGGACATTTTGATGACGTGCGACACATCGAGTGGTCAAGCGACTCTAGATTCTTCCTCACAGCATCCAAGGATCTGACGACGCGGATATGGAGCTTGGATCAAGAGGAAGGCTTTTCTCCTACCGTCTTGTCAGGCCACAAGCAAGCCGTCCTCGGTGCTTGGTTCTCCAAAGATCAGGAAATAATCTATACTGTTAGCAAAGACGGCGCTGTGTTTGAATGGCGCTACGTTAAGCCCATCAATCccaaggaagacgaagagatGGGCGAGACGGATGACGATTCGAATATGCGATGGAGAATAGTGCAGAAGCATTACTTCATGCAAGGAAGCGCCCATGTAAGATGCGCCGCCTTCCATCCCGAATCAAACCTCCTGGTGGCCGGGTTCTCCGACGGCATCTTTGCGCTGTACGAAATGCCCGACTTTAACAACATTCACAAACTCAGCATTTCCCAAAACGACATTGACTTTGTCACGATCAACAAGAGCGGAGAGTGGCTGGCATTTGGGGCTTCAAAACTAGGACAACTGTTGGTATGGGAATGGCAATCAGAATCGTATATCCTGAAGCAGCAAGGTCATTTCGACTCTATGAACTCTCTGGTGTACTCACCCGATGGGCAGCGAATCATCACCACGGCAGACGACGGGAAGATCAAGGTTTGGGACATTGAATCCGGATTCTGCATAGTAACATTTACGGAACACACCAGCGGCGTGACAGCGTGCGAGTTCGCCAAGAAGGGAAATGTACTCTTTACGGCCAGTTTGGACGGTTCGATTCGGGCGTGGGATTTGATCAGATACAGAAACTTTCGTACATTCACCGCGCCGACGCGACTCTCATTCTCATGTATGGCTGTCGACCCCAGTGGTGAAGTCGTTGCCGCAGGCTCCCTTGACTCTTTCGACGTCCACATTTGGTCTGTACAGACCGGCCAGCTTCTCGACCAAATGTCGGGTCACGAAGGTCCCGTCTCAGCATTGGCATTCTCACCAAACGGTGATTCTCTGGTCAGTGGCAGCTGGGATCGCACAGCACGAATTTGGTCCATCTTCAACCGGGCCCAGACGAGCGAGCCCCTTCAGCTACAAGCAGATGTGTTGGACATTGCCATACGACCAGACTCATTGCAGCTGGCCATCTCCACACTCGACGGACAGTTGACGTTCTGGTCCATGGCCGATGCCGAGCAGGTTGCTGGCTTGGACGGTCGCCGCGACGTTTCAGGTGGACGCAAATTCAGTGACCGCCGGACGGCAGCCAACGTCCAGGGAACCAAAAGCTTCAATTCCATTCGATACAGCACCGACGGGAGCTGTCTTCTCGCAGGCGGCAACAGCAAGTACATTTGCCTCTACTCGGTAACCACCATGGTGCTTCTCAAGAAGTTTACCGTCAGCGTGAACCTCTCCCTGTCCGGAACCCAAGAATTTCTCAACAGCAAACACCTCACGGAAGCAGGGCCCGTGGACGAGCTAGACGACCAAGGCGAGGCGTCGGACCGCGAGGACCGCGTCGACAGGAGCCTCCCTGGTTCAAAACGTGGCGGTGACCCGTCTGCGCGCAAGAAACTGCCAGCCGTTCGCGTCAACGGCATCGCCTTTTCACCGGCCGGAACCGCCTTTTGCGCCGCGTCAACGGAAGGTCTACTCATTTACAGCCTCGACAACACGGTTCAATTCGATCCGTTTGACCTCAACATGGAAATCACGCCCGCGTCGACACTGCACGTTCTCGAATCCGAAAAAGACTAcctcaaggccctcgtcATGGCATTCCGTCTCAACGAAGCCGGCCTCATTAAGCGTGTGTTCCAGGCCGTGCCCCCGTCAGACATTGCCCTCGTAGTAGGGGATTTGCCGACGGTCTACGTGTCGAGATTATTGCGGTTTGTGGCGGCGCAGACTGAAGAGTCGCCACACATTGAGTTTTGTCTCTTGTGGATAAAGGCACTTGTCGACAAGCACGGCAAGTGGCTAACGGCAAATAGGGGCAAGATGGATGTTGAGCTGCGCGTTGTCTCGCGCGCCGTCTCCAAGATGAGGGACGAGATCAGAAGGTTGGCAGATGAAAACGTCTACATGGTTGACTACTTGTTGGGACAGGCAGGGAAGGAGGTTGCCATGGGCAAGGGCGTCAAGATGGTAACGGGGGGCGAGAGAATGGCCATTGATGCGGCGGACGGGGAGGAGGACactgacgacgaggacgagtgGATAGGATTAGAATAG
- the ubp21 gene encoding Ubiquitin carboxyl-terminal hydrolase 21 translates to MDFPDRDLRLHSRKKTNKHRRNRQSYNVDSPNEMVVDTDDYVGVANAPEKDSVAIINPDGLEQGDSDQQLQDLPLANDYEAMRELVLPPLLDEPKILEDANNTWTVENWRSMGKREHGPIFQAGGYPWRILLFPHGNNTDQCSIYLEHGFEADAVPDNWSACVQFALVLWNPNDPSLYVHHAAHHRFTKEEGDWGFTRFVEHRRMFNVPWEHGTRPLCENDAANITAYVRVVEDETGVLWHNFINYDSKKETGYVGLKNQGATCYLNSLLQSLYFTNAFRKAVYEIPTENDESMQNSAYTLQRLFYQLQTSDQAVGTNELTKSFGWETRHIFEQQDVQELSRKLMERMEEKMKGTKAENVLPEMFSGKIKTYISCINVDYESSRIEDFWDIQLNVSGNKNMLESFQDYIQVEKMDGENQYFAGDEHKLQDANKGVIFTSFPDVLHLQLKRFEYDIQRDMMMKINDRYEFPDVFDAAPYLIEDADKSEPWTYQLHGVLVHSGDLNAGHYYAFIKPEKDGWFYKYDDDKVTRATSREVLEDNFGGEYRTPNGYPRAPLQKKAPIIRQNSAYMLVYIRRSKLDKILCSVQKNDIPHHLQQRFEEENALKEARRREQREAHLYMMAKVITDDTFRHYGATDLCTFDSNQEPDEASPRSYRVRRAMTMEEFTSQVADDLGQDPRKVRLWLMVNRQNKTIRPDQPIMDLRPTVEEIYSRSAAHRDTSLRVWAEVADQLNSNGEPIWPSYQSQANGVVVKNDTILLFLKHFDADAQSLHGVGHVYIGKEKKVEDLVPQILEKMGWGDKLPAEEKLLLWEEIKPTMIEPLKAKQTLKVAELQDGDIICFQRSSGRSAEQAQAQDKPLQEPIRSLERFEDAREYYDFLENKRTVRFHPHPSRCDQNQYPPFDLVLNSKINYDTLSERVGSYLSIPSTHIRLWTVNATTNNPKAPVRRGTNPSLRQILNPMGNSLNSSQRADAFYFEVLEMSLAELDTKKSIKLTWLSEGITREDHFDLLVPKTGTIDDLIQALVKKAQIPDEQEGGKIRVYETSSNRFYREPRREHPIMNLNEYTQIYAERMPNEETVAPEENFIQVFHFQNEVNRVHGVPFKFLLVEGEKFADTKKRLEKRTGFKGKSFEKIKFAVVRRANYSKPQYLNDDDELWTMAATEDDYLGLDHVDRTRSLRNGVGDLFLR, encoded by the exons ATGGATTTTCCTGACCGTGACTTGCGTCTTCActcgagaaaaaaaactaacAAACATCGTCGAAACCGACAGAGCTACAATGTTGACTCCCCCAATGAGATGGTGGTGGACACGGACGACTACGTCGGTGTTGCCAATGCTCCAGAAAAGGACTctgtcgccatcatcaatccCGACGGCCTCGAACAGGGCGATTCAGATCAACAACTCCAAGACCTTCCGCTGGCTAACGACT ATGAGGCCATGAGAGAACTCGTCCTGCCCCCGTTACTAGACGAACCCAAGATCCTAGAAGACGCCAACAACACATGGACTGTCGAGAATTGGAGGAGTATGGGTAAGAGGGAGCATGGCCCCATCTTCCAGGCTGGTGGCTACCCATG GCGAatcctcctcttcccccACGGCAACAACACCGACCAATGCTCCATCTACTTGGAACATGGTTTCGAAGCCGACGCTGTGCCAGACAACTGGAGCGCCTGTGTACAATTTGCTCTTGTCCTTTGGAACCCCAACGACCCAAGCCTATACGTTCATCATGCCGCGCACCACAGATtcaccaaggaggagggcgaTTGGGGCTTCACTAGGTTTGTCGAGCATCGAAGAATGTTCAACGTACCCTGGGAGCACGGCACGCGGCCTTTGTGCGAGAATGACGCAGCAAACATAACGGCCTACGTCCGTGTTGTGGAGGACGAGACTGGTGTATTGTGGCACAACTTTATCAACTATGACTCCAAGAAGGAAACCGGCTACGTCGGTTTGAAAAACCAAGGTGCCACTTGCTACCTGAACAGTTTGCTCCAGTCACTCTATTTTACCAATGCCTTCCGCAAG GCTGTCTACGAAATTCCGACAGAAAATGACGAGAGCATGCAAAACTCTGCCTACACGCTCCAGCGGCTTTTCTATCAACTTCAGACCTCCGATCAAGCAGTTGGGACCAACGAATTGACGAAATCATTCGGATGGGAGACGCGCCACATTTTTGAACAGCAAGATGTTCAAGAATTGTCACGAAAACTGATGGAACGGATggaggagaagatgaagggcACCAAGGCCGAAAACGTTCTCCCAGAAATGTTCAGCGGCAAGATCAAAACGTACATTTCATGTATCAACGTGGACTACGAATCGAGCCGCATCGAGGACTTTTGGGATATTCAGCTCAATGTCAGTGGCAACAAGAACATGCTGGAAAGTTTCCAGGATTATATTCAGGTTGAAAAGATGGACGGGGAAAACCAGTACTTTGCCGGAGACGAGCACAAGCTGCAGGATGCCAACAAGGGTGTCATCTTTACCAGTTTTCCTGACGTTCTGCACCTGCAGCTCAAGCGATTCGAGTACGATATTCAGAGGGatatgatgatgaagatcaATGACCGTTATGAATTTCCCGACGTCTTTGATGCCGCACCTTATCTGATAGAGGATGCCGACAAGTCCGAACCCTGGACATACCAGCTTCACGGAGTACTCGTCCACAGTGGTGATTTGAACGCCGGACACTACTATGCATTTATTAAGCCGGAAAAGGATGGATGGTTCTACAaatacgacgacgacaaagtCACGCGTGCCACGTCTAGAGAGGTTCTGGAGGATAATTTCGGTGGAGAGTACAGAACTCCCAACGGGTATCCTCGTGCTCCGCTCCAAAAGAAGGCCCCAATCATTCGCCAGAACAGCGCATATATGTTGGTCTATATCCGCCGGTCGAAGCTTGATAAGATTCTGTGCAGTGTACAGAAGAATGATATTCCTCACCATCTGC AACAAcgatttgaagaagaaaacgcCCTCAAAGAGGCACGTAGACGTGAGCAGCGGGAAGCACACCTTTACATGATGGCCAAGGTCATTACAGACGACACCTTCCGTCACTATGGCGCTACCGACCTGTGTACCTTTGACTCGAACCAGGAGCCTGATGAGGCTTCGCCACGATCGTACCGAGTCCGCCGCGCAATGACCATGGAAGAGTTCACCAGCCAGGTTGCAGATGACTTGGGCCAGGATCCTCGCAAGGTGCGACTCTGGCTGATGGTGAATCGACAAAATAAGACCATCCGGCCCGATCAGCCCATTATGGACCTCCGCCCAACAGTTGAAGAAATATACAGCCGGTCTGCCGCACACCGGGACACTAGCCTGCGAGTCTGGGCTGAAGTTGCTGACCAGCTGAACTCTAATGGGGAGCCTATTTGGCCATCGTACCAGAGCCAGGCAAATGGTGTAGTCGTTAAAAATGATACTATTCTCTTGTTTCTAAAGCACTTTGACGCTGATGCTCAAAGTCTACACGGCGTTGGCCATGTCTACATTGGCAAGGAGAAAAAGGTTGAGGACTTGGTTCCTCAGATCCTTGAGAAGATGGGCTGGGGCGACAAGCTACCTGCGGAGGAGAAGCTTCTTTTATGGGAG GAAATCAAACCGACGATGATTGAACCCCTGAAAGCCAAGCAGACCCTCAAAGTTGCCGAGCTGCAGGATGGTGATATTATTTGCTTCCAGCGTTCATCCGGACGCTCAGCAGAACAAGCACAGGCACAAGACAAGCCCCTGCAAGAACC TATTCGATCACTGGAGCGATTTGAGGACGCCAGAGAATACTACGACTTCCTCGAGAACAAGAGAACTGTCAGGTTTCACCCCCACCCAAGCAGATGCGACCAGAACCAGTATCCGCCATTTGATCTCGTTCTCAACTCGAAGATTAACTATGACACATTGTCGGAGCGGGTTGGCTCTTACTTGAGTATTCCGTCCACGCATATTCGCCTGTGGACCGTCAACGCCACGACTAATAACCCGAAAGCGCCGGTCCGACGTGGAACAAACCCCAGCCTGAGGCAGATATTAAACCCAATGGGAAATAGTCTCAATTCTAGCCAAAGGGCAGACGCGTTCTACTTTGAGGTATTGGAGATGAGCCTGGCGGAGCTAGATACCAAGAAGAGTATCAAGCTCACTTGGTTGAGCGAGGGTATTACCAGAGAG GATCACTTTGATTTGCTCGTTCCAAAAACCGGCACCATTGACGATCTGATCCAGGCTCTGGTGAAGAAGGCCCAAATACCCGACGAACAGGAAGGCGGCAAGATAAGAGTGTATGAGACGAGCTCAAATAGATTTTATCGTGAACCACGAAGAGAGCATCCGATTATGAACCTCAACGAGTACACACAAATCTACGCCGAGCGAATGCCGAATGAGGAGACCGTAGCACCCGAGGAGAACTTCATACAAGTCTTTCACTTCCAGAACGAAGTGAATAGAGTCCACGGCGTGCCATTCAAATTCCTTCTCGTAGAG GGCGAAAAATTCGCAGACACCAAGAAGCGTCTTGAGAAGCGCACCGGGTTCAAAGGCAAGAGTTTTGAAAAGATTAAGTTTGCGGTGGTCCGCCGGGCAAATTACTCAAAACCCCAGTACCTCAATGACG ACGATGAATTATGGACCATGGCGGCAACCGAGGATGATTATCTCGGCCTGGATCACGTGGATAGAACCAGATCGCTAAGGAACGGCGTTGGGGATCTCTTCCTTCGATAA
- the PKP2 gene encoding [Pyruvate dehydrogenase (acetyl-transferring)] kinase 2 translates to MLSTALCKTGKRCALSRGAVLAAAARSPVTGPECTLPSPSPICRRHGQQQQSRKASNGTWRPVSVLDEWVAREARPISLRQLMVFGRSLTESRLISSANYVRTELPARIAHRLRDMQQLPYVVVTNPHISEVYDLYYNAFDQLRKLKEIKTLEDNDKLCDIIRHNLKSHLTVIPKLAMGILECGGLMDPQALDKFMNTILRSRISRRVIAEQHLSLTETFNSPYFSPGAKLSESDFIGEVFIKCSAKDVITRCAKAVTALARSTNGPDAPIPDVNVVGHLDASFPYILSHIEYIVGELLRNSVQAVIDRHQRQPDPSSPPPPVEVTVCEAQEHVIFRISDRGGGIPRAELPYLWSFSKGPQSAKRLENLGQVPRMAATMEELHVEDELGRADLKAPAAYQSSLSSLTSRPPNLRLGMGLPLSRVYAEYWAGSLNLHSLEGYGVDAFLQISRLGNKNEQLVTRASMDSV, encoded by the exons ATGCTCTCCACCGCGCTGTGCAAGACCGGCAAACGGTGCGCATTGAGCCGCGGCGCCGTGctcgcagcagcagccagaaGCCCAGTCACCGGGCCGGAATGCACGTTACCGTCGCCTTCGCCAATCTGCCGACGACAtgggcaacagcaacaatCGCGCAAAGCCAGCAACGGCACCTGGAGGCCGGTATCTGTTCTGGACGA ATGGGTGGCGAGAGAAGCAAGGCCCATCAGCTTGCGACAGCTCATGGTCTTTGGCCGCTCTCTGACCGAGTCGCGCCTCATCAGCTCAGCAAACTATGTCCGGACAGAGCTCCCAGCCAG AATAGCACATCGTCTCCGAGACATGCAACAGCTGCCCTACGTCGTCGTAACCAATCCGCACATCAGCGAGGTCTACGACCTATACTACAACGCATTCGACCAGCTCCGCAAACTCAAAGAAATCAAGACCCTAGAGGACAACGACAAGCTGTGCGACATTATCCGCCACAACCTCAAGAGCCACTTGACCGTGATTCCCAAGCTGGCAATGGGCATCCTCGAGTGCGGCGGGCTCATGGACCCCCAAGCACTCGACAAATTCATGAACACCATTCTCAGATCC CGAATATCCCGCCGCGTCATCGCGGAGCAACACCTCTCCCTCACCGAAACCTTCAACTCCCCCTACTTCTCGCCCGGCGCGAAGCTCTCCGAGTCCGACTTCATCGGCGAGGTCTTCATCAAATGCTCCGCCAAGGACGTCATCACGCGCTGCGCCAAAGCCGTCACGGCCCTCGCCCGCTCCACCAACGGGCCCGACGCCCCCATCCCCGACGTCAACGTCGTCGGCCACCTCGACGCCAGCTTCCCCTACATCCTGAGCCACATCGAGTACATTGTCGGCGAGCTCCTCCGCAACTCGGTCCAGGCCGTCATTGACCGGCACCAGCGGCAGCCGGACCCCTCGtcgccccctccccccgtcGAAGTGACCGTCTGCGAGGCCCAGGAACACGTCATATTCCGCATATCCgaccgcggcggcggcatcccCCGCGCCGAGCTGCCCTACCTGTGGTCCTTCTCCAAGGGCCCGCAGTCGGCCAAGCGCCTCGAGAACCTCGGCCAGGTCCCCCGCATGGCCGCGACAATGGAGGAGCTCCATGTGGAAGACGAGCTCGGCCGCGCCGACCTCAAGGCCCCCGCCGCCTACCAGAGCTCCCTGTCCTCGCTGACCAGCCGGCCTCCCAACCTGCGCCTGGGCATGGGCCTGCCGCTGAGCAGAGTGTACGCGGAGTACTGGGCCGGCAGCCTGAATCTGCACAGCCTGGAGGGATACGGCGTCGATGCGTTCCTGCAGATATCCAGACTGGGCAATAAGAATGAACAGCTCGTTACAAGGGCAAGCATGGACTCTGTTTAG
- the aflY_1 gene encoding Oxidoreductase AflY yields MSRIAGDTITTASGAGVTATRIALRLFRNRAIASGNLYKSRRDPWEAAPTPTGHMHSVSRIASRTTAPSPSGITTRAYSIRSGLRANMASATRIVIGAGDTGFWKARQDEETAAKVSALLQADLEKHHVFFNAAGYHNHLVHQLLALYGTGAPESAIQAAFDANAGYQLKHTPARPHVVAELQADWAAHAPKYLGRGAYYSDFLRFFQDEVDRRGWQAVVTSFLCAAPGDAASPARHMVQRLFSGLVHPMIQLGFGLEWEQPAIVAQGLAQAAVHRNTLGDFFDRVDEAVAAAGRGGQQRGLSDICESLRAENGSLAAAAEWRDGDQSLYAGVLGRGLDEAVALCAQVRVREGDWDERVAEALHHAAYVAASAAWKPPHVPKYDFFLIHALNASVFLLALDKPCFPAAARVRILEHKMRYDVLQYAARGAPRLSPAHAAAYRDTNSDVLAARAEDLLPRYHAVADDGHAIKAARALLLAQRVSRRWAGRPWVRLRDDADWRGAHCMLLRGVEGDEPLWVRGAGFDQAWEGVPLL; encoded by the exons ATGAGCCGCATCGCAGGGGACACGATCACAACGGCCTCGGGAGCAGGCGTGACAGCCACACGGATTGCCCTCCGCCTGTTCCGAAACCGCGCCATCGCCAGCGGCAACTTGTATAAATCGCGGCGGGATCCGTGGGAGGCCGCGCCGACCCCGACGGGCCACATGCACTCGGTGTCGAGGATCGCGTCCAGGACGACGGCACCTTCACCGTCAGGAATAACCACCCGCGCGTATTCGATCCGGTCTGGGCTCCGCGCCAACATGGCTTCGGCGACGCGCATCGTCATCGGGGCAGGAGACACGGGCTTCTGGAAGGCCAGGCAggacgaggagacggcggcaaAGGTGTCTGCGCTACTGCAGGCAGACCTGGAG AAACACCACGTCTTCTTCAACGCTGCCGGGTATCACAACCAT CTCGTGCACCAGCTCCTCGCGCTCTACGGCACCGGCGCCCCAGAGTCAGCCATCCAGGCCGCCTTCGACGCCAACGCAGGCTACCAGCTCAAGCACACGCCCGCGCGGCCGCACGTCGTCGCCGAGCTGCAGGCCGACTGGGCCGCCCACGCGCCCAAGTACCTCGGCCGCGGGGCCTACTACTCCGACTTTCTGCGCTTCTTCCAGGACGAGGTAGACCGGCGCGGGTGGCAGGCCGTGGTCACCTCGTTCCTCTGTGCCGCCCCGGGGGACGCGGCCAGCCCCGCGCGGCACATGGTGCAGCGGCTCTTCTCGGGGCTCGTCCACCCCATGATCCAGCTCGGCTTCGGCCTCGAGTGGGAGCAGCCGGCCATCGTGGCGCAGGGCCTCGCCCAGGCCGCCGTGCACCGCAACACCCTGGGCGACTTCTTCGACCgggtcgacgaggccgtggcggcggcgggccggGGCGGGCAGCAACGCGGCCTCTCCGACATTTGCGAGTCGCTGCGCGCGGAGAacggcagcctcgccgccgcggccgagTGGCGCGACGGCGACCAGAGCCTGTACGCGGGCGTCCTGGGCCGCGGGctggacgaggccgtcgcgcTGTGTGCGCAGGTGCGCGTCCGCGAGGGGGACTGGGACGAGCGCGTCGCCGAGGCGCTGCACCACGCGGCCTACGTCGCGGCCAGCGCGGCGTGGAAGCCGCCGCATGTTCCGAAATACGACTTTTTCCTCAT ACACGCCCTCAACGCGTCCGTGTTCCTGCTCGCCCTCGACAAGCCGTGCTTCCCGGCGGCCGCGCGGGTCCGCATCCTCGAGCACAAGATGCGCTACGACGTGCTGCAGTACGCGGCGCGGGGGGCGCCTCGCCTCTCGCCCGCGCACGCCGCTGCCTACAGGGATACTAATTCGGACGTGCTTGCTGCCCGGGCGGAGGACCTGCTGCCGCGGTAccacgccgtcgccgacgacgggcacgccatcaaggcggcgcgggcgctGCTCCTCGCGCAGCGCGTGTCGCGCCGGTGGGCTGGCAGGCCGTGGGTGCGGCTgcgcgacgacgccgactgGCGGGGGGCGCACTGCATGCTGCTCCGGGGCGTCGAGGGGGATGAACCCCTCTGGGTGCGCGGCGCGGGCTTCGACCAGGCGTGGGAGGGCGTCCCGCTGTTGTAA
- the spn4 gene encoding Septin spn4 — MAPAAESASPIGIANLPNQRHKIVAKRGASFTIMVAGESGLGKTTFINTLFSTTIKNYADHKRRHQKQVDKTVEIEITKAELEEKFFKVRLTVIDTPGFGDYVNNRDSWMPIIEFLDDQHESYMLQEQQPRRQDKIDLRVHACLYFIRPTGHTLKPLDIEVMKRLCSRVNLIPVIAKADTLSPADLAKFKQRIISVIEAQNIKIYQPPIEEDDEAAVQHARSLMAAMPFAVIGSEKDVKTNDGRIVKGRQYSWGVAEVENEDHCDFKKLRSILIRTHMLDLIHTTEELHYEAYRAQQMETRKFGEARPRKLDNPKFKEEEEALRKRFTEQVKIEEQRFRQWEQKLIAERDRLNKDLEQTHAQIKQLETELEQMQGSAVRSHGRR; from the exons ATGGCACCAGCTGCTGAGAGCGCCTCACCGAttggcattgccaacctCCCCAACCAGCGACACAAAATTGTCGCCAAGCGGGGAGCCAGCTTCACCATTATG GTTGCTGGCGAGTCTGGCTTGGGCAAGACCACCTTCATCAACACCCTCTtctccaccaccatcaagaACTATGCCGACCACAAGCGCCGACACCAAAAGCAAGTCGACAAGACTGTCGAAATTGAGATCACCAAGGCTGAGCTCGAGGAGAAGTTCTTCAAGG TCCGTCTGACCGTCATTGATACTCCTGGATTCGGCGACTATGTCAACAACCGTGACTCTTGGATGCCCATTATCGAGTTCCTCGACGACCAACACGAATCCTACATGCTtcaggagcagcagcctcgccgccagGACAAGATTGACCTTCGAGTCCACGCCTGCTTGTACTTCATCCGCCCGACCGGCCACACCCTGAAGCCTCTCGACATTGAAGTCATGAAGAGACTCTGCTCTCGGGTCAACTTGATCCCTGTTATTGCCAAGGCCGACACGCTGAGCCCTGCTGACCTGGCCAAGTTCAAGCAGAGA ATCATCTCTGTTATTGAAGCCCAGAACATCAAGATCTATCAACCCCCTAtcgaggaggatgacgaagctgCTGTTCAACACGCCCGAAGCCTCATGGCTGCTATGCCCTTTGCCGTCATCGGTTCCGAGAAGGACGTCAAGACCAATGATGGCCGCATTGTCAAGGGTCGTCAGTACTCGTGGGGTGTTGCCGAGGTCGAGAACGAGGACCACTGCGACTTCAAGAAGCTTCGTTCCATCTTGATCCGAACCCATATGCTCGACCTTATTCACACTACGGAAGAGCTGCACTACGAGGCGTACCGTGCTCAGCAGATGGAGACTCGTAAATTCGGCGAGGCCCGACCCCGCAAGCTGGACAACCCCAAGTtcaaggaagaggaagaggctcTGCGCAAGCGTTTCACCGAACAGGTCAAGATCGAAGAGCAGCGGTTCCGACAGTGGGAGCAGAAGCTTATTGCCGAGCGCGACCGCCTCAACAAGGATCTCGAACAGACCCACGCCCAGATCAAGCAGCTGGAAACCGAGCTCGAGCAGATGCAGGGCAGTGCTGTCCGCAGTCATGGTCGCCGCTAA